A stretch of the Nicotiana tabacum cultivar K326 chromosome 6, ASM71507v2, whole genome shotgun sequence genome encodes the following:
- the LOC107826351 gene encoding uncharacterized protein LOC107826351: MEEQQKELHFLPNHPNAAASSSWPLDSSANYNIRSSESTEAPSLDLQLSISVRPIKPPTSDQGVLIRPVNHHQDHYSDVRFDSGYVEALKWQAAEQIRLAAIEKAYAERVRELTRREIEMAQSEFARARSMWERAKEEVERAEKLKERATRRIDPTNCMEVTCQSCSQKFRPH, encoded by the coding sequence ATGGAGGAGCAACAGAAGGAGCTGCACTTTCTACCTAATCATCCAAATGCCGCAGCTTCCTCTTCTTGGCCATTAGATTCCTCGGCAAACTATAATATCCGATCATCAGAATCAACAGAAGCTCCATCTTTGGACCTTCAACTTTCAATTAGCGTAAGACCTATAAAACCACCAACATCAGATCAAGGTGTCCTAATAAGACCAGTAAATCATCATCAGGATCACTACAGCGACGTCCGGTTCGACTCCGGCTACGTTGAGGCACTGAAATGGCAAGCTGCCGAGCAAATCCGGTTGGCTGCAATAGAGAAAGCTTATGCTGAACGTGTGAGAGAGCTAACTAGGCGAGAGATAGAAATGGCTCAGTCAGAATTCGCACGTGCCAGGAGTATGTGGGAGAGAGCTAAAGAGGAAGTTGAAAGGGCAGAAAAGTTGAAAGAGAGAGCAACTCGTAGGATTGATCCTACTAATTGCATGGAAGTTACTTGCCAATCTTGCAGTCAAAAATTCCGACCTCATTAA